One stretch of Tenacibaculum sp. MAR_2010_89 DNA includes these proteins:
- a CDS encoding GNAT family N-acetyltransferase, producing the protein MNTIEECQNKDEIEKIISEINHYNDSQTERILPDVWIPIELIAKNNKREIVGGVIGGVGYYAGFMIKILWVDESERKKGLGGKLLKQAEEIAIEKGAKLAILETFSFQAEGFYLKQGYENFGKIENFPKKGQNFLFLKKAL; encoded by the coding sequence ATGAACACAATAGAAGAATGTCAAAATAAGGATGAAATAGAAAAAATTATTTCTGAAATAAATCATTATAATGATAGTCAAACTGAACGTATATTACCTGATGTTTGGATTCCTATTGAGTTAATAGCAAAAAATAATAAAAGAGAAATTGTTGGAGGTGTTATAGGTGGGGTTGGTTATTATGCTGGTTTTATGATAAAAATACTTTGGGTTGATGAAAGTGAACGGAAAAAAGGTTTAGGAGGAAAACTTTTAAAACAAGCTGAAGAAATTGCTATAGAGAAAGGGGCAAAGCTAGCAATATTAGAAACATTTTCATTTCAAGCAGAAGGGTTTTATTTAAAACAAGGCTACGAAAATTTCGGTAAAATTGAAAATTTCCCTAAAAAAGGTCAGAACTTTCTATTTTTAAAAAAAGCTTTATGA
- the lptB gene encoding LPS export ABC transporter ATP-binding protein, producing MKLKADNIQKLYGSRKVVKGISLEVEQGEIIGLLGPNGAGKTTSFYMIVGMIKPNGGAIFLDDEEITEDAMYKRSQKGIGYLAQEASVFRKLSVEDNIMSVLEFTDRNKEQRKARLEELIEEFSLGHVRKNRGDLLSGGERRRTEIARCLASDPKFILLDEPFAGVDPIAVEDIQGIVAQLKNKNIGILITDHDVQATLAITDRTYLMFNGGILKEGTPEELAEDETVRRVYLGKDFELKKKKF from the coding sequence ATGAAATTAAAAGCAGATAACATACAAAAGCTTTACGGTAGTAGAAAAGTTGTAAAAGGAATTTCTTTAGAAGTAGAACAAGGGGAAATTATAGGATTATTAGGTCCAAATGGAGCTGGAAAAACTACTTCTTTCTATATGATTGTTGGAATGATAAAGCCTAATGGTGGAGCTATTTTCTTAGATGATGAAGAAATTACCGAAGATGCTATGTATAAGCGCTCTCAAAAAGGAATTGGTTATTTAGCACAAGAAGCTTCAGTTTTTAGAAAACTTTCTGTAGAAGATAATATTATGTCTGTTTTAGAATTTACAGATAGAAATAAAGAGCAAAGAAAAGCACGTTTAGAAGAACTAATCGAGGAATTTAGTTTAGGTCATGTTCGCAAAAATAGAGGAGATTTACTTTCAGGAGGTGAACGCAGGAGAACCGAAATTGCTCGTTGTTTAGCTTCTGACCCTAAATTCATACTATTAGACGAGCCTTTTGCTGGTGTTGATCCTATTGCTGTAGAGGATATCCAAGGAATTGTAGCTCAATTAAAAAATAAAAACATCGGTATTTTAATTACTGATCATGATGTTCAAGCTACTTTAGCTATCACAGATAGAACATACTTAATGTTTAATGGAGGTATACTTAAAGAAGGAACACCTGAAGAATTAGCAGAAGATGAAACTGTTCGTAGAGTATATTTAGGTAAAGATTTTGAATTAAAGAAAAAGAAGTTTTAA
- a CDS encoding carboxymuconolactone decarboxylase family protein, whose product MSQKVQEFNEYRSKMNEKILSNDNKIIKRIFNLDTNAFKEGHLPVKTKELLGLVASAVLRCDDCIAYHLETAHKSGVTKEEVMETLSIATLVGGTIVIPHLRKAYEYWEVLESN is encoded by the coding sequence ATGTCTCAAAAAGTCCAAGAGTTTAATGAATACCGTTCTAAAATGAACGAAAAAATATTATCCAATGATAATAAAATAATTAAACGTATTTTTAATTTAGATACTAACGCTTTTAAAGAAGGTCATTTACCTGTAAAAACTAAAGAATTACTTGGTTTAGTTGCTTCTGCAGTTTTACGTTGTGATGATTGTATAGCTTACCACTTAGAAACAGCACATAAAAGTGGTGTTACTAAAGAAGAAGTAATGGAAACATTAAGTATTGCTACTTTAGTTGGAGGTACCATTGTTATTCCACATTTACGTAAAGCATACGAGTACTGGGAAGTATTAGAAAGTAATTAA
- a CDS encoding phosphatidylcholine/phosphatidylserine synthase, whose product MKKQIPNLITLGNLLCGTIATIFAVKGDFVGTAVLVIIGIGLDFFDGFAARLLKVQGELGKQLDSLADMVTSGVVPGIVMLQLLVNAIDIDAVGYFGIDEYGRSGSNLPYLGLLLTLGAGYRLAKFNIDERQSDSFIGLPTPAMSLFVISLPLILEYSGYSFFNNIVQNKYFLIVITVLLTFIMNTELPLFSLKFKTFSFKENIVKYLFLIASLILLVALKFVAIPIIILLYIVVSLLQNLINK is encoded by the coding sequence ATTAAAAAACAGATACCTAATTTAATTACTTTAGGAAATTTATTATGTGGAACAATTGCTACAATTTTTGCAGTTAAAGGAGATTTTGTAGGTACAGCAGTTTTAGTAATTATTGGTATTGGGTTAGATTTTTTTGATGGATTTGCTGCTAGGTTATTAAAAGTACAAGGAGAGTTGGGGAAGCAGTTAGATTCCTTGGCAGATATGGTAACAAGTGGAGTAGTACCAGGTATAGTAATGTTACAGTTATTAGTAAATGCAATAGATATTGATGCAGTTGGGTATTTTGGTATTGATGAATATGGAAGATCTGGAAGTAATTTACCTTATTTAGGTTTATTATTAACATTAGGTGCTGGATATCGTTTAGCTAAATTTAATATTGATGAACGTCAATCCGATAGTTTTATAGGTTTACCAACTCCAGCAATGAGTTTATTTGTTATTTCATTACCACTTATACTTGAATATTCAGGATATTCATTTTTTAATAATATTGTTCAAAATAAATATTTTTTAATAGTTATAACAGTATTACTAACTTTTATTATGAATACAGAATTACCGTTGTTTTCTTTAAAGTTTAAAACTTTTTCTTTTAAAGAGAATATAGTTAAGTATTTATTTTTAATAGCCTCACTAATACTACTTGTTGCTTTGAAATTTGTAGCTATTCCTATAATTATTTTATTATACATCGTAGTTTCATTACTTCAAAACTTAATAAATAAGTAA
- a CDS encoding YheT family hydrolase, whose product MPKITTNFTPNLPFRNPHFNTIYRPLFMRDTISYERKRVITWDNDFIDLDFSCIGSDTLVLLIHGLEGSSNSNYMITTSKQLNKNGYDTVCMNLRGCSGEDNLLLGTYHSGKTDDVDFIINYLCQEYQYKNILIIGFSLGGNLALKYLGEYDAIPEQIKGGIAISVPIDLTASQAELAKFKNKIYLTEFLRTMKLKLLKKSEKFPDFKLDKKLLFKATRFRHIEKQYTVPVFGFESSEDYWKKASSKPYIPNIKHTTLLINSLDDSFLTKECYPYSEAENSTNFYLLTPNYGGHVGFLSSFSNSHNYWLEQKIIDFINEKVILT is encoded by the coding sequence ATGCCAAAAATCACAACTAACTTTACACCAAATTTACCTTTTAGAAATCCTCATTTTAATACAATTTATCGTCCATTATTCATGAGAGATACTATTAGTTATGAAAGAAAAAGGGTTATAACATGGGATAATGACTTTATAGATTTAGATTTTTCATGTATTGGTTCAGATACTCTTGTTTTATTAATTCATGGTTTAGAAGGCAGCTCCAATTCAAACTATATGATCACTACTTCTAAACAACTTAATAAAAATGGATATGATACTGTTTGCATGAATTTAAGAGGATGTAGTGGTGAAGATAACTTATTATTAGGAACTTACCATAGTGGTAAAACTGATGATGTAGATTTTATTATAAATTATTTATGCCAAGAATATCAATACAAAAATATTCTTATTATTGGATTTAGTTTAGGCGGAAATTTAGCTTTAAAATATTTAGGTGAATATGATGCTATACCTGAACAAATAAAAGGAGGAATTGCTATTTCAGTTCCTATTGATTTAACAGCTTCTCAAGCTGAACTTGCTAAATTTAAAAATAAAATATATTTAACAGAGTTTTTGAGAACTATGAAATTAAAACTCCTTAAAAAATCTGAAAAATTTCCTGATTTTAAGCTTGATAAAAAATTATTATTCAAAGCAACTCGTTTTAGACATATTGAGAAGCAATATACAGTTCCTGTTTTTGGATTTGAAAGTTCAGAAGATTATTGGAAAAAAGCAAGCTCTAAACCTTATATACCTAACATAAAGCACACCACACTATTAATAAACTCATTAGATGATAGTTTTTTAACAAAAGAGTGTTACCCTTATAGTGAAGCTGAAAATTCTACTAATTTTTATTTATTAACTCCAAACTATGGAGGTCATGTTGGTTTTTTATCTTCTTTTTCTAATTCACATAATTATTGGTTAGAACAAAAAATTATTGATTTTATCAATGAAAAAGTTATTTTAACTTAG
- the tatC gene encoding twin-arginine translocase subunit TatC, whose protein sequence is MATKEMSFLDHLEELRWHLVRSFAAIFILAIVIFVNINFIFNEFLLAHLKPDFTTYQFFCKIFSAIGIDSSFCNIEFAQELQVLNPTEELMTGIWSSLILGFVIAFPYVLWEFWRFIAPGLHSTERKKSRGFIFTSSLLFFLGVLFSYYVILPMSVFFFYNFSIGDSIVKNFKLGAYISLITNTLLGVAVFFELPVVIFFLSKIGLITPQFLRKYRKHALVVVLILSAIITPPDVASQVIVSVPIMILYEVSIYVSKYVIKKQQKNVSKSPRV, encoded by the coding sequence ATGGCTACCAAAGAAATGTCTTTTTTAGACCATCTTGAAGAATTAAGATGGCATTTAGTTAGAAGTTTTGCTGCAATATTTATTTTAGCAATCGTAATATTTGTTAATATTAATTTCATTTTTAATGAATTCTTATTAGCCCATTTAAAACCTGATTTTACAACATATCAATTTTTTTGTAAAATTTTTTCTGCTATTGGAATAGATAGTAGTTTTTGTAACATAGAGTTTGCTCAAGAACTACAAGTACTTAATCCAACTGAAGAATTAATGACAGGTATATGGTCTTCATTAATTCTAGGTTTTGTTATTGCTTTTCCTTATGTTTTATGGGAGTTTTGGCGTTTTATAGCACCTGGTTTACACAGTACAGAAAGAAAAAAGTCTCGAGGGTTTATTTTTACTTCTTCACTATTATTCTTTTTAGGTGTACTATTTAGTTATTATGTAATTTTACCTATGTCAGTTTTTTTCTTTTATAACTTTTCCATTGGAGATTCTATTGTTAAGAATTTTAAATTAGGAGCCTATATTAGTTTAATTACAAATACGTTACTGGGGGTAGCTGTATTTTTCGAATTACCGGTTGTAATTTTTTTCTTATCAAAAATAGGACTTATAACGCCTCAATTTTTACGTAAATACCGTAAACATGCATTAGTAGTAGTATTAATTTTATCAGCTATTATTACACCTCCTGATGTTGCTAGTCAAGTGATAGTATCAGTGCCAATTATGATTCTATACGAAGTAAGTATTTATGTTTCAAAATATGTAATAAAAAAACAACAAAAAAATGTCTCAAAAAGTCCAAGAGTTTAA
- a CDS encoding PorV/PorQ family protein — MKTRFLFFIVLFTSTLQAQFRNYSNEFLSIGVDAGALGMSKSVVASTNDVNSIYWNPAGLVAVEDYQGSLMHASYFAGIANYNFAGFAMPIDQRSALGIAIIRFGVDDILNTTELIDNQGNIDYNRISLFSAADYAFNIGYARKMILDGFQLGINAKIVRRVIGDFATSWGFGFDAGVQFERNNWKFGLMVRDITTTFNTWAINKTEFEKIKNAIPGKNQELPETTEITKPKAQLGIAKSFSINRFFSLLAEIDLNMRFTKTNDIIASDFVSIDPSLGLQLDYEKMVFLRLGIGNIQNTTEFDGSKSTAIQPNLGVGFNYKGIQIDYALTNIGSIGNALYSNIFSIKFDYSFFRQ; from the coding sequence TTGAAAACACGTTTTTTATTTTTTATTGTACTATTTACAAGTACATTACAAGCTCAATTCAGAAATTATTCAAATGAATTTTTAAGTATTGGTGTAGATGCTGGCGCTTTAGGTATGAGTAAATCTGTAGTAGCATCTACTAATGATGTCAATTCTATTTATTGGAATCCAGCTGGATTAGTAGCTGTTGAAGATTATCAAGGCTCCTTAATGCATGCTTCCTATTTTGCTGGAATTGCAAATTATAACTTTGCTGGTTTTGCAATGCCTATAGATCAAAGGAGTGCTTTAGGTATAGCTATAATTCGTTTTGGTGTAGATGACATTTTAAACACAACAGAATTAATTGATAATCAAGGAAATATTGATTATAATAGAATAAGTCTTTTTTCTGCTGCTGATTATGCTTTTAATATTGGTTATGCGAGAAAAATGATATTAGATGGTTTTCAACTTGGTATAAATGCTAAAATTGTACGTAGGGTTATTGGTGATTTCGCAACTTCTTGGGGATTTGGTTTTGATGCAGGAGTTCAATTTGAAAGAAATAATTGGAAATTTGGTTTAATGGTTCGAGATATTACCACAACTTTTAACACTTGGGCTATTAATAAAACAGAATTTGAAAAAATTAAAAATGCTATTCCAGGAAAAAACCAAGAATTACCAGAAACTACAGAAATAACAAAACCAAAAGCTCAATTAGGTATTGCTAAAAGTTTTTCTATTAATCGTTTTTTTAGCTTACTTGCTGAAATTGATTTAAACATGAGGTTTACTAAAACAAACGATATCATTGCTTCTGATTTTGTTAGTATAGACCCTTCTTTGGGATTACAATTAGATTATGAAAAAATGGTGTTCTTACGTTTAGGTATTGGAAACATTCAAAATACTACTGAATTTGACGGAAGTAAATCCACAGCAATTCAGCCTAATTTGGGTGTTGGTTTTAATTACAAAGGCATTCAAATTGATTATGCTTTAACAAATATTGGTAGTATTGGTAATGCTTTATATTCTAATATTTTTTCTATTAAGTTTGATTACAGTTTTTTTAGACAATAA